The proteins below come from a single Halobacillus salinarum genomic window:
- a CDS encoding SIS domain-containing protein, which yields MQYLSKAAQTLNDLAKRTERSVDVISEQLAESIMNDGIIHLFGCGHSALLAQDSYYRAGGLAPVHPIMIDSLMLHKGGAKASRNEKKHGVVNDHLKSVDFQPQDCLIVISNSGRNPAPIEAALYGKETAKVLVIGLLSRQYESSQPSRHSSGRRLEDIVDLTLDSNVPVGDALLCHEEISQSYASLSTVVGAALLQQLFASTIEKLLSKGENPPIFLSGNVDGAGQHNQLLMDKYRSRITF from the coding sequence ATGCAGTATTTAAGTAAAGCTGCACAAACTTTAAATGATTTAGCAAAGAGAACAGAGAGGTCCGTGGACGTAATAAGCGAACAGTTAGCGGAGTCCATTATGAATGATGGAATTATTCATTTGTTTGGATGTGGTCATTCCGCTCTTCTTGCTCAGGATTCATACTACCGGGCAGGTGGCCTTGCTCCAGTTCACCCGATAATGATTGACTCTCTCATGCTGCACAAAGGAGGAGCCAAGGCAAGTCGGAATGAAAAAAAACATGGCGTTGTTAATGATCATTTAAAGTCTGTAGATTTCCAGCCGCAGGATTGTCTCATTGTCATTTCGAATTCTGGTAGAAATCCTGCTCCCATTGAAGCAGCTTTATATGGAAAGGAGACAGCAAAGGTGCTTGTTATTGGCTTATTGTCCCGTCAATATGAAAGTTCTCAACCTTCCCGCCATTCGTCTGGCAGACGCTTAGAGGATATCGTTGACTTGACGTTAGATTCTAATGTACCCGTTGGGGACGCACTTCTCTGCCATGAGGAAATCTCGCAATCGTATGCTTCTTTGTCAACGGTTGTTGGAGCTGCCCTGCTTCAACAGCTATTTGCCAGCACCATTGAGAAGTTACTCAGTAAAGGAGAAAATCCGCCGATTTTTCTAAGTGGAAATGTGGACGGAGCAGGGCAACATAATCAGCTGCTTATGGATAAGTATCGATCCAGAATAACTTTTTAG
- the thiT gene encoding energy-coupled thiamine transporter ThiT, with amino-acid sequence MQQPCWYTGYALLFYAWGRSGMMRSRRVLFLVEMAIFSAIAVLLDIIPFLSFKLWAQGGSVSFSMVPVLIMAFRWGLKGGLTSGFLLGLYQILLGNAFLVTPVQTFLDYIVAFTLIGLAGLTSAQVAAAAHKNRVKRMVTGIIIGCFIGSLFRFLSHFTAGIVFYGNFAPPGQPVWLYSLIYNGGYMLPDFILSAVLVGLLFVNRPMLVQRK; translated from the coding sequence ATGCAGCAACCCTGTTGGTATACCGGTTATGCATTGCTTTTTTATGCATGGGGAAGGAGTGGAATGATGAGGAGCAGAAGAGTCTTGTTTTTAGTTGAAATGGCAATATTTTCAGCGATTGCTGTTTTACTAGATATTATTCCTTTTTTATCTTTTAAATTATGGGCACAAGGCGGTTCGGTTTCGTTTTCGATGGTGCCTGTACTGATCATGGCTTTCCGCTGGGGATTAAAAGGAGGATTAACCTCAGGGTTTTTATTAGGCTTGTATCAAATATTGCTGGGAAACGCATTTCTAGTAACCCCGGTGCAAACTTTTCTTGATTATATAGTGGCTTTTACGTTGATTGGACTTGCCGGCTTAACTTCTGCTCAAGTAGCAGCTGCAGCCCATAAAAATCGAGTGAAACGGATGGTAACAGGAATCATTATCGGCTGTTTTATCGGTAGTTTATTTAGATTTCTCAGCCACTTTACTGCAGGTATTGTATTCTATGGGAATTTCGCACCGCCGGGCCAGCCGGTATGGCTTTATTCCTTAATTTATAATGGAGGATACATGCTTCCTGATTTTATTTTGAGTGCTGTCCTTGTAGGGCTGTTATTTGTAAACCGCCCCATGCTTGTACAGAGAAAATAA
- a CDS encoding GntR family transcriptional regulator has protein sequence MVNKNSPLPMYFQIEEDLKQRMENKEFKPGDMIPSERELSEHYDVSRMTVRQAITNMVSEGFLYRAKGKGTFVAESKIEQPLQGMTSFTEDMNQRGMEASSELLEFDVIPVSKEMARKLQMDPNQKVYKITRIRFADQKPMAVEHTFIPVTLIPDLSEKDVQGSLYQYIEKTEKLTIAKATQMIEATTADTYQAELLDVPQSSAILLIERNSYLQDGTPFEIVKSAYRADRYKFISDIYRS, from the coding sequence ATGGTAAATAAAAATTCTCCACTGCCGATGTATTTTCAAATCGAAGAAGATCTAAAACAAAGGATGGAAAACAAAGAGTTCAAGCCTGGGGATATGATTCCTTCGGAAAGAGAACTTTCCGAGCATTATGACGTTAGTCGTATGACGGTCAGGCAGGCCATAACCAATATGGTTAGTGAGGGGTTTCTTTATCGCGCAAAAGGAAAAGGAACATTTGTGGCCGAAAGCAAAATAGAACAACCTTTGCAGGGAATGACTAGTTTCACAGAAGATATGAATCAAAGAGGAATGGAAGCCAGCAGTGAACTTTTAGAATTCGATGTCATTCCTGTGTCAAAAGAGATGGCTAGAAAATTGCAAATGGATCCCAATCAAAAGGTTTACAAAATTACGAGAATCCGTTTTGCTGATCAAAAGCCAATGGCTGTAGAGCATACATTTATTCCTGTTACTTTAATTCCTGATTTAAGCGAAAAGGATGTACAAGGGTCATTGTACCAGTATATTGAAAAAACAGAGAAGCTTACGATTGCAAAAGCAACGCAAATGATTGAAGCAACGACCGCGGATACCTATCAAGCAGAGCTGCTGGACGTTCCTCAATCGTCTGCCATTCTTCTTATTGAGCGTAACAGTTATTTACAGGATGGAACTCCGTTTGAAATTGTAAAATCTGCTTACCGTGCTGATCGGTATAAATTTATCAGCGATATATATCGCTCATGA
- a CDS encoding DUF2087 domain-containing protein yields MQLDKMVAFHKAAGDPTRIRIIALLRKGPLHGQALAGKLGLRPPTITHHIKKLKDSGMVYSRRDKNTIYFYLDEKKLEFMTTAILRIGDDETVKAQELQVTEQEQRKVINSFITKDGALKQLPSQLKKKLVILSYFVQSFEQGHVYDEKEVNEYIKTFFHDFATIRREWIMHQFMYRENNQYELNPQEMWPVVVKR; encoded by the coding sequence TTGCAATTAGACAAAATGGTAGCCTTTCATAAAGCTGCTGGTGATCCCACAAGAATACGAATTATAGCTTTATTGCGAAAAGGGCCTTTACATGGACAGGCTCTGGCAGGGAAACTGGGGCTGCGGCCGCCAACCATTACGCATCATATAAAAAAATTGAAAGACAGTGGAATGGTTTATTCCAGAAGAGATAAAAACACCATTTATTTCTATTTAGATGAAAAAAAACTGGAATTTATGACGACAGCAATATTAAGAATAGGAGATGATGAAACAGTGAAAGCTCAGGAACTACAAGTAACAGAACAGGAGCAGCGGAAGGTGATCAATAGCTTCATAACCAAGGACGGAGCATTGAAACAACTTCCAAGTCAGCTCAAAAAGAAGCTTGTGATTTTGTCTTACTTTGTTCAAAGCTTTGAACAAGGACACGTGTATGATGAAAAAGAAGTGAATGAATATATTAAAACCTTCTTTCATGATTTTGCTACTATTCGAAGAGAATGGATTATGCACCAATTCATGTACCGTGAAAATAACCAATATGAATTAAATCCTCAGGAAATGTGGCCGGTAGTGGTAAAGAGGTAA
- a CDS encoding alpha/beta hydrolase encodes MAEVMKDAETLQYEGNEVGILISHGFTGTTQSIKPLADAFSREGYTVISPRLAGHGTSPEDMEETSEKDWILSVENAYHWLQERCEMVFVAGLSMGGTLALYIAETFKEVKGVISINGAIDMPKLEQSAEESTEHFLAAIGSDIHKEGAFELAYQETPVGSVAAFVRLMTNVRKRLNGIHCPILLFVSDEDHVVPPGNSEEIFETVFSEHKELVHLENSYHVATLDHDQDLILERSLEFFETYINTK; translated from the coding sequence ATGGCGGAAGTTATGAAAGACGCAGAAACGCTCCAATATGAGGGGAACGAGGTCGGGATTCTGATCTCTCATGGATTCACAGGTACGACTCAAAGCATAAAACCATTAGCAGATGCCTTTAGCAGGGAGGGGTACACGGTGATCTCTCCAAGACTTGCTGGTCACGGCACGTCGCCGGAAGATATGGAAGAAACGAGTGAAAAGGATTGGATTCTTTCAGTGGAAAATGCCTATCATTGGCTTCAGGAAAGATGCGAGATGGTATTTGTCGCAGGTTTGTCGATGGGAGGAACACTTGCCCTTTACATAGCAGAAACGTTTAAGGAAGTAAAAGGAGTCATATCCATCAATGGAGCCATTGATATGCCGAAATTAGAGCAGTCTGCCGAGGAATCGACCGAGCATTTTCTGGCTGCGATTGGGTCGGACATTCATAAAGAGGGGGCATTTGAGCTTGCTTATCAAGAAACACCTGTAGGATCAGTGGCGGCTTTCGTCCGCTTGATGACGAATGTAAGGAAACGGCTGAATGGGATTCATTGTCCTATTCTCTTATTTGTTTCTGATGAAGACCACGTTGTACCACCTGGAAACTCTGAAGAAATATTTGAAACCGTCTTTTCCGAGCATAAAGAATTGGTTCACTTGGAAAACAGTTACCATGTGGCAACGCTCGATCATGATCAGGATCTGATTCTTGAAAGGAGCCTCGAATTTTTTGAAACCTACATTAACACGAAGTAA
- a CDS encoding DUF1028 domain-containing protein, with amino-acid sequence MGEPSNIIATFSIVGFDPHTEELGVAVQSKFLGVGSVVPWAKAGVGAIATQAFANPAFGPEGLTLLEKGLSAEDTLNELLKKDDQSEHRQVGIMDAQGNGATYTGKECFEWAGGVTGQNYVAQGNILVNQATVTEMGTAFEKNHGSLAERLLASLKAAQKAGGDSRGKQSAALYVVKEAGGYGGLSDVMVDLRVDDHPEPIEELERLYRLHQMYFGAVKSENIKQIEGNLKSDTASHLFRLGYLQSELASLEDILDAFQNYIYTENFEDREQKRGYLDLEVFDFLKQQASSEK; translated from the coding sequence ATGGGAGAACCTTCCAATATTATCGCGACGTTTTCCATTGTAGGTTTTGATCCTCACACGGAGGAACTCGGCGTTGCTGTTCAGTCGAAGTTTCTTGGCGTGGGTTCAGTTGTACCGTGGGCAAAAGCAGGTGTAGGAGCTATAGCAACGCAAGCTTTTGCAAATCCGGCTTTCGGCCCTGAAGGACTTACTTTATTAGAAAAGGGACTTAGTGCAGAAGATACGTTAAATGAATTATTAAAAAAAGATGACCAATCAGAGCATAGGCAAGTAGGAATAATGGATGCTCAAGGGAATGGAGCCACTTACACGGGAAAAGAATGCTTCGAGTGGGCTGGTGGTGTGACTGGACAAAATTACGTGGCACAAGGCAATATTCTCGTTAACCAAGCTACAGTAACAGAGATGGGAACAGCCTTTGAAAAAAATCACGGTTCTCTGGCAGAACGACTGCTCGCTAGTTTGAAAGCGGCTCAGAAAGCTGGCGGGGACAGCAGAGGAAAGCAGTCCGCTGCTTTATATGTAGTGAAAGAAGCAGGAGGCTACGGGGGCTTAAGTGATGTGATGGTAGATCTGCGTGTCGATGATCATCCAGAACCTATTGAAGAGCTGGAACGGCTTTACCGGCTGCACCAAATGTATTTTGGGGCTGTTAAAAGTGAAAATATTAAGCAAATTGAAGGAAATCTTAAATCTGACACTGCCTCGCATTTATTTCGACTGGGTTATTTGCAATCGGAACTAGCGTCCCTGGAAGATATTCTTGACGCTTTTCAAAATTATATCTATACGGAAAACTTTGAGGATCGGGAACAGAAACGGGGTTATTTGGATCTTGAAGTTTTTGATTTTCTAAAACAACAAGCGTCCAGTGAAAAGTAA
- the nagE gene encoding N-acetylglucosamine-specific PTS transporter subunit IIBC, which produces MLNFLQRIGKSLMFPIATLPAAALLVRLGMEDLLDIPFITAAGNGILTNLGLIFAIGIAMGFAKDGNGAAALAGAVGYLVLDNGIASINEDVNMGVFSGIIAGIVAGMLYNRYHDVKFPDFLSFFGGKRFVPIITSGSMVVLAFIFGYLWVYPQFVIDSAAHWILNSGSLGVGVYGVLNRLLIPVGLHHVINTLIWFDFGSYTTAAGDVVHGEINRFLNGDPEAGHFLAGFFPVMMFGLPAACLAMYAAAKKHRKSAVGGMFISIALTSFLTGVTEPIEFSFMFLSPLLYGVHALLTGASMVVAQLLGIRDGFGFSAGLIDFVLNYNIAEKPFLLIILGLIFGAIYFVVFYFLITKLDLKTPGREDEDEDFVEETQQVGSQDSSKDDFDEKSYYYLEALGGSENIKSLDYCTTRLRLQMNDREKVQENKLKQYGARGVMKVGKTNLQVIVGTSVEFLAEAMRKRMQGGNQQPPQSTHSSTGSKTKQASCSLSEQAFSMPVTGKVLKLEEVPDQVFAEGMMGPGFAIKPEQETFTSPVNGKVIQVFPTKHAIGLVLENGLEILIHIGLDTVKLKGEGFETLVEEGQSVKQGEPLIRADLKEIERKVPSVITPVIFTNLENENITLHKTGHVTQGQTGILSIK; this is translated from the coding sequence ATGTTAAATTTCTTGCAGAGAATTGGGAAGTCACTCATGTTTCCCATTGCAACTTTACCCGCTGCTGCCCTGCTTGTAAGGCTGGGCATGGAAGACTTATTGGACATTCCATTTATTACAGCAGCAGGGAATGGCATATTAACGAATTTGGGACTCATATTTGCGATAGGTATAGCCATGGGATTTGCAAAAGACGGTAATGGGGCTGCAGCATTAGCTGGTGCTGTCGGTTATTTAGTGCTAGATAACGGAATTGCATCGATTAACGAAGATGTAAATATGGGGGTATTTTCTGGAATTATCGCAGGGATCGTAGCCGGGATGCTTTACAACCGGTACCACGATGTGAAATTCCCTGACTTTCTTTCCTTCTTTGGAGGCAAGCGATTTGTTCCGATCATTACTTCCGGATCAATGGTCGTCCTGGCCTTTATCTTTGGATACTTATGGGTTTACCCTCAGTTTGTCATCGATTCAGCTGCGCATTGGATCTTAAATTCCGGTTCGCTCGGAGTAGGGGTATATGGCGTACTTAACAGACTATTGATTCCTGTCGGTCTGCATCACGTAATCAATACGTTAATCTGGTTTGATTTTGGCTCTTATACTACTGCTGCTGGTGATGTTGTTCATGGTGAAATCAACCGTTTCTTGAATGGAGATCCTGAAGCAGGACATTTCCTGGCAGGCTTTTTCCCGGTAATGATGTTCGGACTTCCAGCTGCTTGTTTAGCGATGTATGCGGCTGCTAAGAAGCATCGTAAATCTGCAGTCGGAGGTATGTTCATCAGTATAGCCCTGACTTCATTCCTTACTGGTGTCACCGAACCTATTGAGTTTTCATTTATGTTCTTATCTCCATTGCTTTATGGAGTTCATGCTTTACTAACGGGGGCATCTATGGTTGTGGCTCAGTTGTTAGGCATTCGCGATGGGTTTGGATTCTCAGCAGGGTTGATTGACTTTGTCCTCAACTACAACATTGCTGAGAAACCGTTTCTACTCATTATTCTAGGCTTGATTTTCGGAGCAATCTATTTTGTTGTCTTTTACTTCTTAATTACTAAACTGGATTTAAAAACTCCTGGACGTGAAGATGAGGATGAAGATTTTGTTGAAGAAACACAGCAAGTTGGTTCTCAGGATTCAAGCAAAGACGATTTTGATGAAAAATCCTACTATTATTTAGAAGCTCTTGGGGGATCGGAAAATATTAAATCCCTTGATTATTGTACGACCCGCCTGCGTTTGCAGATGAATGACAGAGAAAAAGTACAGGAGAATAAGCTGAAACAATATGGAGCCCGTGGGGTAATGAAAGTCGGAAAAACCAATCTTCAAGTTATTGTAGGGACATCTGTAGAATTTCTAGCTGAAGCAATGAGAAAGCGAATGCAAGGAGGCAATCAACAACCCCCTCAATCGACTCATTCGTCAACTGGAAGCAAAACGAAGCAAGCTTCATGCTCTCTTTCAGAACAGGCATTCAGCATGCCGGTAACCGGAAAAGTGTTAAAACTTGAAGAGGTGCCGGATCAAGTTTTTGCCGAGGGAATGATGGGACCGGGGTTTGCCATTAAGCCTGAACAAGAGACGTTTACTTCACCTGTTAATGGAAAAGTAATTCAAGTATTTCCAACGAAACATGCCATCGGCCTTGTCTTGGAAAATGGGTTGGAAATATTGATTCATATCGGCCTTGATACGGTGAAATTAAAAGGAGAGGGCTTTGAAACGTTAGTCGAAGAAGGACAAAGTGTGAAACAAGGCGAGCCTCTTATCCGGGCGGATTTAAAAGAAATAGAGCGTAAAGTTCCTTCAGTTATTACGCCTGTGATTTTTACAAACTTAGAAAATGAAAATATAACTCTTCATAAAACAGGTCATGTCACACAAGGACAGACTGGCATCCTATCAATAAAATAA
- the nagB gene encoding glucosamine-6-phosphate deaminase, which produces MNVIVAADYEDLSAITAKIIAEKVRKNPRIVLGLATGSTPLGTYNELVEAYQQKQLDFSQVSSLNLDEYIGLDPDHPQSYHVFMKKHLFNHINIDEKNTFIPDGLAANLHEECRRYEEIISQIGPPDLQLLGIGENGHIGFNEPGTPFNSFTHIVDLAASTREANARFFHSFEEVPNQAITMGIGSILRSSEILLLASGKRKAAAIKRLLKGETDEQFPASVLSEHPNVTLIVDEDAYQET; this is translated from the coding sequence ATGAATGTTATTGTAGCTGCAGACTATGAAGATTTAAGCGCGATTACAGCAAAAATCATCGCAGAAAAAGTGCGGAAAAACCCTCGCATTGTGCTTGGTCTTGCTACAGGGAGTACTCCGCTCGGAACATATAACGAGCTTGTAGAAGCTTATCAACAAAAGCAGCTGGATTTTTCTCAAGTTTCTTCACTGAATTTAGATGAATATATTGGGTTAGATCCCGATCATCCTCAGAGCTATCATGTGTTTATGAAAAAACATTTGTTCAATCACATTAATATAGACGAAAAGAATACCTTTATCCCTGATGGGCTGGCAGCAAATCTTCATGAGGAATGCAGGCGGTACGAGGAAATTATTTCGCAAATCGGCCCTCCAGACTTACAATTACTAGGCATCGGAGAGAACGGCCACATAGGTTTTAATGAACCAGGGACACCTTTTAACAGCTTTACCCATATTGTTGACTTAGCAGCTTCTACAAGAGAAGCCAATGCTCGTTTTTTCCATTCTTTTGAAGAAGTTCCCAACCAAGCGATTACAATGGGAATCGGGTCAATTTTGCGGAGCAGCGAAATCCTGCTTTTAGCTTCGGGAAAACGTAAAGCAGCAGCAATTAAACGTCTATTGAAAGGTGAAACGGATGAACAGTTCCCTGCATCTGTACTGAGCGAACATCCGAATGTTACTCTCATCGTAGATGAAGATGCTTATCAGGAAACTTAA
- the nagA gene encoding N-acetylglucosamine-6-phosphate deacetylase produces MTAIEFTNIRIVSEKSVIEKGALLVENGKITKIARHSIGGAEVIIDGGRHDLSLLPGFIDVHIHGAAGHDVMDASFQSLKGMAGQLPKEGTTSFLPTTMTQSENAIMNALSNIASYTSEGQAEAAAEILGVHLEGPFISRNKVGAQPLEHVQAPDVSQFDRYNEASRSLIKLVTLAPEVEGAMELIQHLHKRGIIASIGHSEAGIETVNQAVAHGARHVTHLYNQMSGLHHREPGIVGAAFVNPLLKVEMIVDYIHSRKEAIEIAYRHTGTDRTILITDAMRAKCLPDGEYDLGGQNVWVNNGEARLADGTLAGSILTLSEAMKKMKRDLDLSYSDLAEITSGNAAKQLNVYDRKGSIKEGKDADLVLVNEEGNVVMTICRGAIAYDRREEML; encoded by the coding sequence GTGACGGCTATAGAATTTACTAACATTAGAATTGTCTCCGAAAAAAGTGTAATCGAAAAAGGGGCATTATTAGTTGAAAACGGAAAAATTACAAAAATTGCTCGGCATTCTATAGGGGGAGCAGAAGTCATAATCGATGGGGGAAGACATGACTTGTCCCTTTTGCCTGGTTTTATTGATGTTCATATTCACGGGGCAGCCGGCCACGATGTTATGGATGCTTCCTTCCAATCTTTAAAGGGAATGGCTGGGCAGCTTCCTAAGGAAGGAACGACTAGTTTTCTTCCGACGACGATGACTCAGTCTGAAAATGCAATTATGAATGCTTTATCCAATATTGCATCCTATACGAGTGAAGGACAGGCAGAAGCAGCTGCAGAAATTTTGGGCGTTCATCTCGAGGGTCCATTTATTTCGAGAAATAAGGTCGGGGCTCAGCCGCTTGAGCATGTACAGGCGCCGGACGTGTCTCAATTTGACCGCTATAATGAAGCCAGCCGCAGTTTGATTAAGCTCGTGACTCTAGCTCCTGAAGTAGAGGGGGCTATGGAACTCATTCAGCATCTTCATAAAAGAGGGATCATTGCATCTATTGGTCATAGTGAAGCCGGTATAGAGACTGTAAATCAAGCCGTAGCGCATGGAGCGCGGCATGTTACTCATCTTTATAACCAAATGAGCGGATTACATCATAGAGAACCAGGGATAGTCGGGGCTGCTTTTGTAAACCCGCTGTTGAAAGTAGAAATGATCGTGGATTATATTCATTCTCGTAAAGAAGCTATAGAAATTGCGTATCGTCACACAGGCACTGATCGAACCATCCTCATTACGGATGCTATGCGTGCGAAATGTCTGCCAGATGGGGAATATGATCTAGGTGGACAAAACGTGTGGGTGAATAATGGTGAAGCAAGGTTAGCTGATGGCACACTAGCTGGAAGTATACTGACTTTGTCTGAAGCTATGAAAAAGATGAAACGTGATCTTGATTTAAGCTATTCGGATTTAGCCGAGATTACTTCTGGTAACGCTGCGAAGCAGCTGAATGTATATGACCGTAAAGGAAGTATCAAAGAGGGAAAAGATGCGGATCTCGTGTTAGTGAATGAGGAAGGAAACGTGGTCATGACGATTTGCAGAGGGGCGATTGCTTATGACCGAAGGGAGGAAATGTTATGA